The sequence below is a genomic window from Tenacibaculum tangerinum.
CTTACAAAGCGAACGTAGGAACTTCACCAGATGATAATTATTTTATATTTTACCATCCAGAAACCAAACAAATGGCTTGGTTAGGGTATACAGTTACCTTTTTTAGCAAAGAACCAACTGATGCTTATAAAATTATACGCTATAACGATTGGGAAAATGTAAACGGTTTGGTATTGCCGAAATCTATAACTTGGTACGCTAAAGATGAAAACGGGCAACCCATAAAACCAGCAAAAGAACCTGTTGAGTTTACAATGCCTTTGTTAACTGAGGCTACCTTAGCTAATAGTTTCTACGAAAAACCAGTACAATAATTAATGAACAAAAAACAACGCATGGACAAAAAGTATATATGGAAAAAAGAATACACACTCGTGTTAGTAGCGAATGCACTGTACATTATATTATTTTACTTTATTACTAACATATATACAACATAACCCATGCAGTTAATAGATTGGATTGTTCTTTCGGTAACCTTATTGTTTATTGTTTTATACGGAGCTTGGAAAACCAGAGGAAGTAAAAATGTTGAAGACTTTATAAAAGGAGGAAACGAAAGTAAATGGTGGACGATTGGTTTATCTGTTATGGCAACACAAGCCAGTGCGATTACCTTTTTATCAACACCCGGACAGGCATTTCATAGCGGAATGGGCTTCGTGCAGTTTTACTTCGGATTGCCCATTGCCATGGTAATCATTTGCTTGGTATTTATTCCTATTTATCACCGATTAAAAGTATATACCGCCTACGAATATTTAGAAGGTAGGTTCGACCAAAAAACACGAACGCTAACCGCCATTTTATTTTTAATTCAGCGCGGATTGGCAGCAGGAATTACCATTTTTGCGCCTGCCATCATACTCTCAGCAGTATTGGGCTGGAACTTAATACAACTTAATATTATCATTGGTATTTTGGTTATTATTTATACCGTATCTGGAGGAACAAAGGCGGTGAGTGTTACCCAAAAGCAGCAAATGGCGGTAATTTTTGCAGGAATGTTTGTCGCTTTTTACTTGATTTTACACTATTTACCTGACGGTATTACCTTTACCAAAGCTCTAGAAATTGCAGGAGCTTCCAATAAAATGAAAGTACTTGATTTTTCGTGGGATTTAAACAATCGTTATACGGTTTGGACAGGTATTTTAGGCGGAACATTTTTAATGCTGTCATACTTCGGAACAGACCAAAGCCAGGTACAACGCTACTTGTCAGGAAAATCGTTGCGAGAAAGTCAATTAGGATTGATTTTTAACGGACTCCTAAAAGTACCCATGCAGTTTTTTATTCTGTTGGTAGGAGTGATGGTGTTTGTATTTTATCAATTCAATCCAGCACCGTTGAACTTTAATCCGAAAGCAGGCGAAGCCATCGCAAATTCAAACGCTGAAATCGTTGAACAATATTCCGCATTAAACCAGCGACATCAGTTCATTGAAACTGAAAAAAAAGAGTTGCTCTTTGAAGGTTTAACACCAGAAAATGTGGTTAAAATTAAAGAATTTAACGAAGAAGATAAAGCCCTAAAAGAAAAAGCGAAAACGATTATTACCGAAGCAAATCCGTTGGTAGAAACAAATGATAAAGATTATGTTTTTATTCATTTTATTCTGCATAATTTACCTAAAGGATTGATAGGTTTGTTGTTAGCGGTAATTTTATCTGCCGCGATGTCATCCACTGCGTCCGAATTAAACGCTTTGGCAGGAACCACCGTTATTGATTTATATAAGAGAAACACTAGTAAAGAACATAGCGAAGCACATTATGTAAAAATGTCGAAATGGTTTACGCTAGGGTGGGGTATTTTGGCAATTTTGGTCGCCTGTGTAGCCAATTTGTTTGATAACTTAATTCAGTTGGTGAATATTATTGGTTCAATTTTCTACGGAAATGTATTGGGAATCTTTTTATTGGCATTTTTTGTAAAGTTTGTCAAAGGA
It includes:
- a CDS encoding sodium:solute symporter; translation: MQLIDWIVLSVTLLFIVLYGAWKTRGSKNVEDFIKGGNESKWWTIGLSVMATQASAITFLSTPGQAFHSGMGFVQFYFGLPIAMVIICLVFIPIYHRLKVYTAYEYLEGRFDQKTRTLTAILFLIQRGLAAGITIFAPAIILSAVLGWNLIQLNIIIGILVIIYTVSGGTKAVSVTQKQQMAVIFAGMFVAFYLILHYLPDGITFTKALEIAGASNKMKVLDFSWDLNNRYTVWTGILGGTFLMLSYFGTDQSQVQRYLSGKSLRESQLGLIFNGLLKVPMQFFILLVGVMVFVFYQFNPAPLNFNPKAGEAIANSNAEIVEQYSALNQRHQFIETEKKELLFEGLTPENVVKIKEFNEEDKALKEKAKTIITEANPLVETNDKDYVFIHFILHNLPKGLIGLLLAVILSAAMSSTASELNALAGTTVIDLYKRNTSKEHSEAHYVKMSKWFTLGWGILAILVACVANLFDNLIQLVNIIGSIFYGNVLGIFLLAFFVKFVKGNAVFIAAIITQVIIIAVWYIDWLPYLWLNALGCGLVMLLAVLIQLLSKEN